The Intrasporangium calvum DSM 43043 sequence GAGAGGTTCTCCTCGGAGGTTCCGGTCTTGGCCGCGACGGGACGGGCGAACTCGCGGCCGATCTTCGTGGCCGTGCCGCCCTCCTTCGTCGTGTACGTCATCGCGTCGGTGACGTCGGCCGTCACCTCCTTGGCGAAGGCCCTGCGGGTCGTCGGCTTGGCGGTGTACGTGTAGCTGCCGTCGGCCGTGGTCACCTTGGCGATGACGTACGGCGTCGAGCGGATCCCCTGCGCCGCGATGGTCGAGTAGGCGGAGGCCATGTCGATGACCCGCGGCGACGCGGTGCCGAGGACGTTGCCCAGGTCGTTCTTCAGACCCGGGGTCTTCTCCGGGATGCCCGCGGCGATGGCCGCCTCGCGGGTCTTCTCCGGGCCGATCTGCTCGTTGAGCTGGACGAAGGCGGTGTTGATCGAGCGGCCGATCATCCGGCGCATGTCGACCTTGCCGTAGTCGCGGTCGTCGTAGTTGTTCACCGGGTGCGGGTAGCCGGCGAACTCCTTCGGGGAGTTGCCGTCGAACTTCGTCTTCGTCGAAATGCCCTCCCGCACGGCCGCGAGCACCGCGAAGGGCTTGAAGTTGGACCCGCCCTGCATGATCGCCTGGGTCGCATTGCTCAGCTGCCGCTTCGAGTAGTCGGAGCCGCCGTACATCGCGATGACCGCCCCGTCGCCCGGCTTGATCGCGACGAGTCCGCCCTGGACCCCCTTGGGCAGGTTCGCGGCCATCGCCTTGACCGCGTTGGACTGCGCCTTGCGGTCGATCGTCGTGACGATCCGCAGACCCCCCTTGGCGATGTCCTGGTCGGTCAGGCCGATCCGGACGAGCTCCTTCTTGACCTCGGCGGTGATGTAGCCGCTCGTGCCCTTCGACAGCCGGGGGCCCTTGTACTCCTTGATCTTGGGCAGCTCGGTGTACTTCGCGCGCTCGGCGGCGGAGAGCCAGTTCTCCTCCACCATGCCGTCGAGGACGTAGGCATAGCGCTGCCTCAGCCGCTCGGCCGCATTGTCGCCCTCGGCCGGGTCGTAGAGCGACGGCGCGTTGATGACCGACGCGAGGACGGCACCCTCGCCGACCGTGAGCTTCTCGACGGGCTTGCCGAAGTAGGCGCGGGCCGCCGTCTGGATGCCGTACGCGCCGCGGCCGTAGTAGATCGTGTTGAGGTAGTCCTGGAGGATCTGGTCCTTCTCCATCTCGCCGTCGATCTTCACCGCGATGAGGATCTCCCTGGCCTTCCGCTCGAGTGTCCGGTCCTGGCTGAGGAAGTAGTTCTTGACGTACTGCTGGGTGATCGTCGACCCGCCGACCTGTGCCCCACCGGTGACGCTCGTCTTGACGGCCCGGAGGATGCCGCCCACCGAGATGCCGTTGTTGACGTAGAAGGTGCGGTCCTCCGCGGCCAGGTGCGCCTTCTGGACGGCGTCGGGCACCTTGGCGAGGTCCACCATCTGGCGGTTCCCCTCGTCCTGGACGATGCGGTCGATCTCGGTCTTGCCGTCGGAGTAGTAGACGATCGAGACCTGCCGGCTGGCGAACTCGTTGGGCTTGGGCACATCCGTCCGGGCATACGCGAACCAGACCCCGAGGACGCCGAGGACGAAGAGCACGGCCCCCGCGATGGTGCCCCACTTGAGGGTCGGGAAGAGCCAGCGCCGCCAGCCGGTGCGGCCCGTGCCGCCCGCACCCGCCGACCGACCGCCGCGACCGCCGCCTCCACCGCGGCCACCGCCGGCCCTGAACTCGAGGGCGTCGCCGTCACCAGTGGGCTCGCCGGAGCTCGGGTCGGGCCGGATACCCGCTCGCCGACTGCGCTTCTCGGCGGCCAGCTGGGCAGCACGGATCTCGCGCCTGCTCTGTGTCACTCCACCACTTCCATTCATGCGCAGGCTCGAGACACCTCTCGAGCCGCATATCAGTATGACCCGACCCGGCACCACACGCCGAAACGGACCCCGCCACTCACAGCGGTCACACAGGCGCGGACCGCGCCCAGCGGCATACGGCCCACGCTTCTTCCGTATGCCGCTGAGTTTCCTTCCCGAGTCGGGCAACCTTTGTTCGTGGCTGCATGGTCACTCCGGGTGTGACGATGCTCAGACACAGCGAGGGAGTGGAGGTGGGAGTGGAACGGGACGGCTTCGACGCCTTCGTCGCGGCACGCTCGACCCGTCTCCTCCGGACCGCCTACCTGCTGACCCACGACCGGGGTCTCGCCGAGGACCTCGTGCAGACCGCGCTC is a genomic window containing:
- a CDS encoding transglycosylase domain-containing protein, translated to MTQSRREIRAAQLAAEKRSRRAGIRPDPSSGEPTGDGDALEFRAGGGRGGGGGRGGRSAGAGGTGRTGWRRWLFPTLKWGTIAGAVLFVLGVLGVWFAYARTDVPKPNEFASRQVSIVYYSDGKTEIDRIVQDEGNRQMVDLAKVPDAVQKAHLAAEDRTFYVNNGISVGGILRAVKTSVTGGAQVGGSTITQQYVKNYFLSQDRTLERKAREILIAVKIDGEMEKDQILQDYLNTIYYGRGAYGIQTAARAYFGKPVEKLTVGEGAVLASVINAPSLYDPAEGDNAAERLRQRYAYVLDGMVEENWLSAAERAKYTELPKIKEYKGPRLSKGTSGYITAEVKKELVRIGLTDQDIAKGGLRIVTTIDRKAQSNAVKAMAANLPKGVQGGLVAIKPGDGAVIAMYGGSDYSKRQLSNATQAIMQGGSNFKPFAVLAAVREGISTKTKFDGNSPKEFAGYPHPVNNYDDRDYGKVDMRRMIGRSINTAFVQLNEQIGPEKTREAAIAAGIPEKTPGLKNDLGNVLGTASPRVIDMASAYSTIAAQGIRSTPYVIAKVTTADGSYTYTAKPTTRRAFAKEVTADVTDAMTYTTKEGGTATKIGREFARPVAAKTGTSEENLSKWFSGFVPQMAVSVGTYKPTEDGQSSVSLSPEESVAPDGSTIPANIWLDFMKPTFEGVEVLPFPQRAGVGDQNVPTETPTTTAPTTTTTTAPTTTTTVPPTTTEPTKTPPGKPQETTTTTQDPSISVTVPLPEATTTSTKPGNGN